One Candidatus Acidiferrales bacterium genomic region harbors:
- a CDS encoding type IV pilus twitching motility protein PilT, which translates to MAVAVDDLLRKAVENKASDLHLKVGNHPYLRVDGILQPIADVPRITPEEMLSMAFSMMTNRQKQKFKETAELDMAYGVAGLGRFRVNVFQQRGNVGMVLRVIPTKIRTIEELNLPPVIDKICEEQRGLVLVTGTTGSGKSTTLAAMIDRINSIRPEHIITIEDPIEYLHRDKKGFINQREVEVDTSTFSTALRAALRQDPDVILVGEMRDLETISTALLAAETGHLVFSTLHTLDATETIQRIIAVFPPPEQKQIRLQLASTLRAVVSQRLVRKSDGVGRVPAVEVLISTGYIRDCIINADKTRMIRDALAAGTSQYGMQTFDQSIFDLYSKNLITLDEALIRASNPDEFKLRIQGIRSSADAAREEMERTMTEFERTGSHRR; encoded by the coding sequence ATGGCCGTTGCCGTTGATGATCTGCTGCGCAAGGCAGTTGAAAACAAAGCCTCCGACTTGCACCTGAAAGTCGGCAACCATCCCTATCTTCGCGTTGACGGCATTCTCCAGCCCATCGCCGATGTCCCGCGCATCACGCCGGAAGAAATGCTTTCCATGGCCTTCAGCATGATGACCAACCGGCAAAAGCAAAAATTCAAGGAAACCGCCGAGCTCGACATGGCGTACGGCGTCGCTGGCCTCGGCCGCTTCCGCGTCAACGTCTTTCAGCAGCGCGGCAACGTCGGCATGGTGTTGCGCGTCATCCCCACGAAAATCCGCACCATCGAAGAGTTGAATCTTCCGCCGGTCATCGACAAAATTTGCGAAGAGCAGCGCGGCCTCGTTCTCGTCACCGGAACCACCGGGTCTGGTAAATCCACGACGCTCGCGGCCATGATCGACCGCATCAACTCCATCCGCCCCGAGCACATCATCACCATCGAAGACCCCATCGAATATCTGCATCGTGACAAAAAAGGTTTCATCAATCAGCGCGAAGTCGAAGTCGACACTTCCACGTTTTCGACCGCTCTCCGCGCCGCGTTGCGCCAGGACCCTGACGTCATCCTCGTCGGCGAAATGCGCGACCTCGAAACCATTTCCACAGCGTTGCTCGCCGCCGAGACGGGCCACTTGGTTTTCTCGACGTTGCACACTCTCGACGCCACCGAAACGATTCAGCGCATCATCGCCGTCTTTCCGCCGCCGGAGCAGAAGCAAATTCGCTTGCAACTCGCTTCGACGCTTCGCGCCGTCGTCAGTCAGCGCCTCGTTCGCAAGAGCGACGGTGTCGGCCGCGTGCCCGCCGTCGAAGTTCTCATCTCCACCGGCTACATTCGCGATTGCATCATCAACGCCGATAAGACGCGCATGATTCGCGACGCGCTCGCCGCCGGCACCAGCCAGTACGGCATGCAGACCTTCGATCAATCCATCTTCGATCTCTATTCGAAGAATTTGATCACCCTTGACGAAGCGCTCATCCGCGCCTCGAATCCCGACGAATTCAAGCTGCGCATCCAGGGCATTCGTTCTTCCGCCGACGCCGCGCGCGAAGAAATGGAGCGCACCATGACCGAATTCGAGCGCACCGGCTCCCACCGCCGCTAA
- a CDS encoding DUF6599 family protein, with the protein MITRQFVLAFVLLTASLGAPAAFAQKFLPTSVSNWTSASPPMEATAANLNPIAGPATAALLEYGIQSAERQTYTQGKASFTATVYAFEDAEEAYGAYSFLRTPDMAPADLTNHASMSDSHALALTGNLVVEFTGKNLRPLHGEMEMLVVAASGHATWGVYPPLPDRLPKEAMIPRTDRFILGPAALDQFLPLSSGDWLGFSVGTEVALARYKIRGREATLVVADFPTPQLAERQLAKLSSEFNVNGSKPGKSPIYETSDGTFVSFVVSAPSEESADRLLSQVHPGMIITWNVPVPNPNEPSMPAIVVGTIIGTGEICGISLLGGLVFAGVRLLTKRTWPGKVFDRTQAREVIQLSLTGKPINTKDLY; encoded by the coding sequence ATGATTACGCGCCAATTTGTCCTCGCTTTTGTTCTGCTCACGGCATCGCTTGGAGCGCCCGCTGCTTTTGCACAAAAGTTTTTGCCGACATCGGTTTCGAATTGGACGTCGGCAAGTCCGCCAATGGAAGCGACGGCGGCGAACCTGAATCCGATTGCTGGACCGGCAACGGCGGCGCTGCTGGAATACGGCATTCAGTCGGCGGAGAGGCAGACCTACACGCAAGGCAAAGCGTCATTCACGGCAACGGTGTATGCGTTTGAGGACGCGGAAGAGGCATATGGCGCGTATTCATTTCTGCGGACGCCCGATATGGCGCCGGCGGATCTCACGAACCACGCTTCGATGTCGGATAGCCACGCGCTGGCTCTGACCGGGAATCTGGTGGTGGAATTCACGGGCAAAAATTTGCGGCCTCTTCACGGTGAAATGGAGATGCTGGTCGTGGCAGCCAGCGGACACGCGACGTGGGGAGTTTATCCTCCGCTGCCGGACCGGCTGCCAAAAGAGGCCATGATTCCGCGAACCGATCGCTTCATTCTTGGGCCCGCGGCGCTCGATCAATTTCTGCCTCTTTCGAGCGGCGACTGGCTCGGATTTTCCGTGGGAACAGAAGTGGCATTGGCGCGATACAAGATCAGAGGGCGTGAGGCGACGCTTGTCGTAGCCGACTTTCCGACGCCTCAACTCGCCGAAAGGCAATTGGCGAAGCTCAGCAGCGAATTCAATGTGAACGGATCGAAGCCGGGCAAGTCGCCAATCTACGAGACGAGCGACGGAACGTTTGTGTCATTCGTGGTCAGCGCGCCATCGGAGGAATCCGCGGACCGACTGCTGTCGCAAGTGCATCCGGGAATGATTATCACGTGGAACGTACCCGTTCCGAATCCCAATGAGCCATCGATGCCGGCGATTGTCGTCGGGACGATTATTGGCACGGGCGAGATTTGCGGGATTTCGCTGCTGGGAGGACTTGTCTTCGCCGGAGTCCGGCTGCTGACGAAGCGCACTTGGCCCGGAAAGGTATTCGACCGCACGCAGGCGCGCGAAGTGATTCAACTGTCTCTAACAGGCAAACCTATCAATACAAAAGACTTGTATTGA
- a CDS encoding VOC family protein → MIDRRTFLQSVAAAFTVGAARIPADADTRDSQNKAELPGASLNHVMIRVPDFEQAKSFYAEKFGFREVLSFNAVGRKPAFAYLQISRNTFLELQPASGEHPPGLGHIGLELGNLEDAVKILRQSGLTAQDIRVSHQTGAHISSVQATPGVTFELLEFPPDSLVRKAMNSWNT, encoded by the coding sequence ATGATCGACCGTAGGACGTTTCTGCAGTCAGTAGCCGCCGCGTTCACAGTTGGAGCCGCACGGATCCCTGCCGACGCAGACACTCGCGATAGTCAGAACAAAGCGGAACTACCTGGGGCCAGCCTGAATCATGTGATGATTCGCGTGCCGGATTTCGAGCAGGCAAAAAGCTTCTACGCGGAGAAGTTCGGCTTCCGCGAGGTTCTTTCTTTCAACGCCGTCGGACGGAAACCCGCGTTCGCGTATCTGCAGATTTCGCGGAACACGTTTTTGGAATTGCAGCCCGCATCCGGCGAACATCCACCGGGTCTCGGTCACATCGGGCTCGAACTGGGCAACCTCGAAGATGCGGTGAAAATACTTAGGCAGAGCGGCCTAACGGCACAAGATATCCGTGTCAGCCACCAGACCGGCGCGCACATTAGCTCTGTACAGGCCACGCCGGGAGTAACTTTCGAGCTGCTGGAGTTCCCGCCGGACTCGCTGGTACGCAAAGCGATGAATTCGTGGAACACTTAG
- a CDS encoding lytic transglycosylase domain-containing protein has protein sequence MFCLSPGSVGTRGVLQTIRQRMAMGILAAAVVLSLASPAEAQIASYVDSHGRLIYINANTPNRVKHPAASDNAMPVTPPPKLEKAVDAAAERNHLDPALVQAVIQTESGWNPYAVSPKGAFGLMQLIPSTAERYGVGNVFDPVQNINGGTHYLRDLLDRFHGDLKKSLAAYNAGEQAVERFGGVPAYSETRAYVRKVTKTYFQSGSGHSPTGEFQHHLSIREATDRSGRTVFTNE, from the coding sequence ATGTTCTGCCTTTCCCCAGGAAGTGTCGGGACGCGAGGAGTTCTCCAAACCATCCGTCAGAGGATGGCGATGGGGATTCTTGCCGCGGCCGTTGTGCTTTCACTGGCATCTCCGGCGGAGGCTCAAATTGCATCTTATGTGGATAGCCACGGGAGATTGATCTACATCAACGCCAATACGCCAAATCGCGTGAAACATCCGGCAGCCAGCGACAATGCGATGCCGGTGACGCCGCCTCCGAAGCTCGAAAAAGCGGTGGATGCCGCAGCGGAGCGGAACCATCTGGATCCGGCGCTGGTTCAAGCGGTGATACAGACCGAATCGGGCTGGAATCCGTACGCGGTCTCTCCGAAGGGCGCGTTTGGCTTGATGCAGCTCATCCCGTCGACGGCAGAACGTTACGGTGTAGGCAACGTGTTTGATCCCGTCCAGAACATCAATGGCGGGACGCACTATTTGCGGGATTTGCTTGACCGTTTTCACGGCGATTTGAAAAAATCGCTCGCGGCTTACAATGCAGGCGAGCAAGCCGTGGAACGATTCGGCGGCGTCCCCGCATATAGCGAAACCCGCGCCTACGTCCGCAAAGTGACCAAGACCTACTTCCAGTCCGGCTCCGGACATTCGCCGACAGGCGAATTCCAGCACCATTTGAGTATCCGTGAAGCGACGGATCGCAGCGGCCGGACCGTTTTCACAAACGAATGA
- a CDS encoding aquaporin: MSFVVAACLPLARRGGQAGRDILLNHWRLTFVPPSGIASKIGDTPARIAVALRSRRSPGGGMIRNWQKLLAEFIGTYLFVFISAGVVCVDQELRSTGGAGIGLPALALARGLVFAVLVFALVQISGAHFNPAITIGAWVTRKMGSLLSLFYFIAQCLGALAAVYTLARFIPDSIWRPVAMGAPDLASGFSRTQGILFEMLLTFFLVFVFFGAVAETKDFLARIGGFAAGLAVFLGTLVGSPYTGASMNPAVALGQAIISHHWANHGVYWAGPLLGGVIGGWLYHMLFARDS; encoded by the coding sequence ATGAGCTTTGTGGTCGCGGCCTGCCTGCCGCTTGCTCGCCGTGGCGGGCAGGCAGGCCGCGACATACTGCTAAACCACTGGCGCTTAACTTTTGTCCCTCCATCTGGAATCGCTTCGAAAATCGGCGACACCCCTGCTAGAATCGCGGTCGCGCTCCGCTCGCGGCGATCTCCGGGAGGTGGCATGATTCGCAACTGGCAAAAGCTGCTTGCTGAATTCATCGGCACGTACTTATTTGTTTTCATTTCCGCGGGCGTGGTCTGCGTTGATCAGGAACTTCGCTCCACCGGCGGCGCAGGTATCGGCTTGCCGGCCCTGGCGCTTGCCCGCGGGCTTGTCTTCGCCGTTTTGGTGTTCGCGCTCGTGCAAATTTCCGGTGCGCATTTCAATCCTGCTATCACCATCGGCGCCTGGGTGACGCGCAAAATGGGCTCGCTGCTTTCGCTCTTCTACTTCATCGCGCAATGCCTCGGCGCACTGGCCGCTGTCTATACGCTCGCGCGTTTTATCCCCGACTCGATTTGGCGCCCCGTCGCAATGGGCGCTCCCGACCTCGCGTCCGGTTTTTCGCGCACGCAAGGAATTCTTTTCGAGATGCTCCTTACTTTTTTCCTGGTTTTCGTTTTCTTCGGAGCTGTTGCCGAAACCAAGGATTTTCTCGCGCGCATTGGCGGCTTCGCTGCTGGCTTGGCTGTTTTCCTCGGAACGCTCGTCGGCTCGCCGTACACCGGCGCGTCCATGAATCCTGCCGTGGCGCTCGGCCAAGCCATCATCTCCCATCACTGGGCCAATCACGGCGTTTACTGGGCCGGCCCTCTGCTCGGCGGCGTGATCGGCGGCTGGCTCTATCACATGCTCTTTGCCCGCGACTCCTAG
- a CDS encoding N-acetylmuramoyl-L-alanine amidase — protein sequence MTKSRRWIFSVALVCAASLALLSPAARGQSLNQQAEEQFQEAQQLQQSLDAEPQNNRTLADYKKTVAAYRKVYLLSSSAGAVTPALMSVAQLYHEMGDQFDHVYYQSAVVTYKFLVAQYPGSKFRAEALLQIGKEEKDDLHQPQEATDAFSQYLKQFPHSPQAANVREQLREIAEEPADAPIADASVKNANHLPQQPATDSDPSLQSEKVSQGDAVQTDADNSTATPGGNSSVTQIRSWNADDYTRVVVDLNGPVKYDSARIKNPDRIYFDLYKAHLGHDLSDKELAVQSGFLKSVRVAQNKAGVVRLVLDVDSIQGYSAFLLPNPYRLVIDVHGKPTDVAAVNTAPASAIGAGRLAGDREAAAAAPLTPPEKIQALPGAAASTGAPAQPSASASAASQPDNTTGASEHNLAAVPLLAAKPTHSGQRSLTRALGLKINRIVIDPGHGGHDTGTIGPDGLMEKNVCLDVALRLGKLIQKKLPGAQVVYTRKTDVFIPLEERTAIANQARADLFISIHANSSHDEAARGVETYYLSFTTSPEALETASRENALSDASVHQLQDLIQQIARNDKIEESHELATDIQGSLTTQLRQISMAERNRGVKKAPFVVLIGADMPSVLAEISFLSNRTDEHMLERSTQRERIAMGIFRGIEGYLSSLNSLNYDRQRQRLVSDTQPAPSSSVRDQK from the coding sequence TTGACCAAATCGCGCAGGTGGATTTTTTCGGTGGCGCTCGTGTGCGCCGCATCGCTGGCGCTGCTCTCCCCTGCCGCGCGCGGGCAATCGCTGAATCAGCAGGCCGAAGAACAATTTCAAGAAGCGCAGCAATTGCAGCAATCGCTGGACGCCGAGCCGCAAAATAATCGCACGCTCGCAGATTATAAAAAAACTGTCGCCGCGTACCGCAAAGTTTATCTGCTCTCTTCTTCCGCTGGAGCCGTCACGCCCGCGCTGATGTCCGTGGCGCAGCTTTATCACGAAATGGGCGATCAGTTTGACCATGTTTATTACCAATCGGCTGTGGTCACTTACAAATTCCTGGTCGCGCAATACCCGGGCAGCAAATTCCGCGCGGAAGCGCTGCTGCAAATTGGCAAAGAAGAAAAAGACGATCTTCATCAGCCGCAGGAAGCCACAGACGCGTTCTCGCAATATTTGAAACAGTTCCCGCATTCGCCGCAGGCCGCGAACGTGCGCGAACAACTGAGAGAAATTGCCGAGGAACCTGCAGACGCACCGATCGCCGACGCCAGCGTCAAAAACGCGAACCATTTGCCGCAGCAACCGGCAACCGATAGCGACCCGTCGCTGCAAAGCGAGAAGGTTTCTCAGGGTGATGCAGTGCAAACCGATGCGGATAATTCCACGGCAACTCCCGGCGGCAATTCCAGCGTGACGCAAATTCGAAGCTGGAATGCAGACGACTACACGCGCGTGGTCGTCGATTTGAACGGGCCCGTGAAGTACGATTCGGCGCGAATCAAGAATCCCGACCGGATTTATTTTGATTTGTACAAAGCGCACCTTGGCCACGATCTCAGCGACAAAGAACTGGCGGTGCAGAGTGGTTTTTTGAAATCGGTTCGCGTGGCGCAGAACAAGGCTGGCGTAGTACGCCTTGTGCTGGACGTGGACAGCATACAGGGCTATTCGGCGTTCCTACTGCCGAATCCGTATCGTTTGGTGATTGACGTTCATGGCAAGCCCACGGATGTGGCCGCTGTGAATACTGCGCCGGCGTCGGCAATTGGCGCGGGAAGGCTCGCGGGAGATCGCGAGGCGGCAGCAGCAGCGCCACTCACGCCGCCGGAAAAAATTCAGGCTTTACCGGGCGCGGCCGCCTCAACAGGAGCACCTGCACAGCCTTCGGCGTCTGCCTCTGCTGCATCGCAACCTGATAACACGACAGGCGCGAGCGAACACAATCTTGCTGCGGTTCCGCTCCTGGCAGCGAAACCCACGCATAGTGGCCAGCGTTCGCTGACACGCGCACTGGGCTTGAAAATCAACCGCATCGTGATTGATCCGGGCCATGGCGGGCACGACACGGGAACGATCGGGCCGGACGGCTTGATGGAAAAGAATGTTTGCCTCGACGTCGCGCTGCGGCTGGGAAAATTGATTCAGAAAAAACTCCCCGGTGCGCAGGTCGTATATACGCGAAAGACGGACGTTTTCATTCCGCTCGAAGAGCGGACGGCGATTGCCAATCAGGCGCGCGCCGATTTGTTCATTTCCATTCACGCGAATTCCAGCCACGACGAAGCCGCGCGCGGCGTGGAAACTTACTATCTGAGTTTTACGACCTCCCCGGAGGCGCTGGAGACAGCGTCGCGCGAAAATGCGCTGTCTGATGCGTCGGTCCATCAACTGCAGGATTTGATTCAGCAGATCGCACGCAATGACAAGATCGAGGAGTCTCACGAACTGGCCACGGATATTCAAGGCTCGCTCACGACGCAGCTCCGGCAAATCAGCATGGCGGAACGAAATCGCGGCGTGAAGAAAGCTCCTTTTGTGGTGCTGATCGGCGCGGATATGCCGTCGGTGCTCGCGGAAATTTCTTTCCTCAGCAATCGCACGGACGAGCACATGCTGGAGCGGTCCACGCAGCGTGAACGCATTGCGATGGGCATCTTTCGAGGAATTGAAGGCTATCTTTCCAGCCTGAACAGCCTGAATTACGACCGGCAAAGGCAGCGGCTCGTGAGCGACACGCAGCCTGCTCCGTCCTCCAGCGTGCGAGACCAGAAGTAA
- a CDS encoding thiamine pyrophosphate-binding protein, which translates to MPVSVANSKVVYSALKDCGVRIVSALPETWLVHLIRMADDDPEMTLIRLAKEEEGVGISAGAHFAGVKSAMLMQNHGFLAAINGIVSFAHLYKIPLLMLISYRGTHGERDPWQTQGGNVTEPVLRALGIPYSFLDSPESAARRIRQAQTLAESSLQPAALLLMRDLMWEE; encoded by the coding sequence ATGCCGGTATCCGTTGCAAATTCGAAAGTGGTTTATAGCGCGCTGAAGGATTGCGGCGTACGGATTGTGTCGGCGCTGCCAGAGACATGGCTTGTGCACTTGATTCGCATGGCCGATGACGATCCGGAAATGACGCTGATTCGCCTGGCGAAGGAAGAAGAAGGCGTGGGCATTTCCGCCGGCGCACATTTTGCGGGCGTGAAGTCGGCGATGCTGATGCAGAATCACGGATTTCTGGCGGCGATCAATGGGATCGTTTCGTTCGCGCATCTCTACAAAATTCCGTTGCTGATGCTGATCAGCTACCGCGGCACGCACGGGGAACGCGATCCGTGGCAAACGCAGGGCGGAAATGTCACGGAGCCGGTCTTGCGTGCACTGGGAATCCCCTATTCGTTCCTCGATTCTCCAGAGTCGGCGGCGCGGCGCATCCGGCAAGCGCAGACTCTGGCGGAAAGCAGTTTGCAGCCGGCGGCGCTGCTGCTGATGCGCGATTTGATGTGGGAGGAATAG
- the alaS gene encoding alanine--tRNA ligase, translated as MEELKWSGNKIRETFLRFFEERGHKRVRSSSLVPANDPTLLFTNAGMNQFKDVFLGLEKRDYNRATTCQKCVRAGGKHNDLENVGFTNRHHTFFEMLGNFSFGDYFKKDAIAYAWELVTSPEWFAIPVDKLFFTVFGGHENLQPDHDAAKLWLETGAPKDRVYEIPGLKENFWAMGDTGPCGPCSEIFYDMGPAASDQGHTDCKFPCECGRYVEIWNLVFMQFNRDASGTLNPLPKPSVDTGMGLERMAAVMQGAISNYETDLFTLLIDRAKKLVLFPVAPEGKIRSVEDDLLLGEIKKRLDFARRGRERSTDPFLNNASLRVIADHSRAATFLIADGVVPSNEGRGYVLRKILRRGIRHGRLQGQENPFLYQMVYTVRDLMKDAYPELIESADRVAEVIKAEEEQFDRVLKIGLSAWEKRVQELALESLAENRISGFSSSSQDKILEFNRKGQASVMFPGKDAFRLYETYGLPLDFMVDAARDVGIQLDLEGFERARSEEQARARASWKGAHKEAASPVYRKLADTFKTEPDFYFGTTTKDCHIEAIVTKAGQVNELKAGEEAEIVLDRSTIYAESGGQVADTGAFFDDALSQQVAEVRGAYYPVAGLIAHRIVAKEDLAVGDRVATVADAARRARVMRNHTGTHLVNAALRNILGTHVKQSGSLNAPDHLRFDFSHFAQLAPEELQEIENQVNEEILRDLPLQTDIMNIDDALASGALAFFGDKYPEQNVRVVTIADSAYPRGFYSKELCGGTHVARTGEIGVFKITLEQSVAAGVRRIEALTGDAALAQYRSALGTLRTLAGMLNTGEDRVLEAVEKLEQERKQLEKQLEGLRRKSAVSQVDSLLEAARMVKNVRVVAAKVENADREALRQLADGLRQKMGSGVVVLAAGEPARDGGESKVSLITAVTKDLTNRLHAGKMVQEIAKLLGGSGGGRPDLAEAGGRDVAGIETALAQVYPLVERLV; from the coding sequence GTGGAAGAACTGAAGTGGTCGGGAAATAAAATTCGCGAGACGTTCCTGCGATTCTTCGAGGAGCGCGGGCACAAACGCGTCCGCAGCTCTTCCCTCGTCCCTGCCAACGATCCCACGCTGCTCTTCACCAATGCCGGCATGAATCAGTTCAAGGACGTTTTCCTCGGCCTTGAAAAACGCGATTACAACCGCGCCACCACGTGCCAGAAATGCGTTCGCGCTGGCGGCAAGCACAACGATCTCGAAAACGTCGGCTTCACCAATCGCCATCACACATTTTTCGAAATGCTCGGCAATTTTTCCTTCGGCGATTATTTCAAAAAAGACGCCATCGCCTACGCCTGGGAATTGGTCACCTCGCCCGAATGGTTCGCCATTCCGGTCGACAAGCTTTTTTTCACGGTCTTCGGCGGCCACGAAAATTTGCAGCCCGATCACGACGCAGCGAAACTCTGGCTCGAAACCGGCGCGCCGAAAGATCGCGTCTACGAAATTCCCGGACTGAAGGAAAATTTCTGGGCCATGGGCGACACCGGGCCGTGCGGGCCCTGCAGCGAAATTTTCTACGACATGGGACCTGCCGCTTCCGATCAAGGCCACACAGATTGCAAATTTCCCTGCGAGTGCGGCCGCTACGTCGAGATTTGGAATTTGGTTTTCATGCAATTTAATAGAGACGCGTCTGGCACACTCAATCCCCTGCCCAAACCGTCCGTCGACACCGGCATGGGCCTCGAACGCATGGCCGCGGTAATGCAAGGGGCAATCTCGAATTACGAAACGGATTTGTTTACGCTGCTGATTGATAGGGCGAAGAAACTTGTGCTATTTCCTGTTGCCCCCGAGGGCAAGATTCGTTCGGTGGAGGATGACCTTCTTCTTGGAGAAATAAAGAAGAGGCTTGATTTTGCCCGCCGCGGTCGAGAGCGCTCCACAGATCCGTTCCTAAATAATGCAAGCCTCCGTGTTATCGCTGACCACTCGCGGGCCGCTACCTTTCTGATTGCCGATGGCGTGGTCCCGTCAAATGAGGGGCGTGGCTACGTCCTGCGCAAGATTCTCCGTCGCGGGATACGCCACGGGCGTTTGCAAGGCCAAGAGAATCCGTTTTTGTATCAGATGGTGTACACCGTCCGCGATTTGATGAAAGACGCATATCCGGAACTCATTGAGTCAGCCGATAGGGTAGCGGAAGTCATTAAGGCAGAGGAGGAGCAGTTTGACCGCGTGCTCAAGATCGGACTGTCTGCTTGGGAAAAACGCGTCCAGGAATTGGCCCTTGAATCTTTGGCCGAAAATCGAATCTCCGGATTCAGTAGCTCTTCGCAAGACAAGATACTTGAGTTCAATAGGAAGGGCCAAGCAAGTGTAATGTTTCCTGGCAAAGATGCTTTCCGCCTCTACGAAACCTACGGGCTGCCACTCGACTTTATGGTTGACGCTGCGCGCGACGTCGGCATTCAGCTGGACCTCGAAGGATTCGAGCGGGCTCGGTCTGAGGAACAGGCTCGCGCTCGCGCCAGTTGGAAAGGCGCGCACAAGGAAGCGGCGAGCCCGGTTTACAGAAAGCTCGCCGACACATTCAAGACCGAGCCGGATTTTTATTTTGGCACGACGACCAAAGACTGCCACATCGAAGCCATCGTCACCAAGGCAGGCCAGGTCAACGAACTGAAAGCCGGCGAAGAGGCCGAAATCGTCCTCGATCGCTCGACGATCTACGCGGAATCCGGCGGACAGGTCGCCGACACCGGCGCATTCTTCGACGACGCGCTTTCGCAGCAAGTCGCCGAAGTGCGCGGCGCGTATTATCCCGTCGCGGGCCTCATCGCGCATCGCATCGTCGCCAAAGAAGATCTCGCCGTGGGCGACCGCGTCGCCACCGTCGCCGACGCCGCGCGCCGCGCGCGCGTGATGCGCAATCACACCGGCACGCATCTGGTGAACGCCGCGCTGCGCAATATTCTTGGCACGCACGTCAAGCAGTCCGGCTCGCTCAACGCGCCCGATCATCTGCGCTTCGACTTCAGCCATTTCGCGCAACTCGCACCCGAGGAGTTGCAGGAAATCGAAAATCAGGTGAACGAAGAAATCCTGCGCGACTTGCCGCTGCAAACGGACATCATGAACATCGACGACGCGCTCGCCTCCGGCGCTCTCGCCTTCTTTGGCGACAAGTATCCGGAGCAAAATGTCCGCGTTGTCACCATCGCCGACTCCGCCTACCCGCGCGGCTTCTATAGCAAGGAACTTTGCGGCGGGACGCACGTCGCGCGCACCGGCGAAATCGGCGTCTTCAAAATCACGCTCGAACAGTCCGTCGCCGCTGGCGTGCGCCGCATTGAAGCGCTCACCGGCGACGCTGCCCTCGCTCAATACCGCTCCGCTCTCGGGACCTTGCGCACACTCGCCGGAATGCTGAATACCGGCGAAGACCGCGTCCTCGAAGCCGTCGAGAAGCTCGAGCAGGAACGCAAGCAGCTCGAAAAGCAGCTCGAAGGCCTCCGGCGGAAATCGGCCGTCTCCCAGGTCGATTCGCTTCTGGAGGCCGCACGGATGGTCAAAAACGTCCGCGTAGTCGCCGCCAAGGTCGAAAACGCCGACCGGGAGGCCCTCCGGCAGCTTGCCGATGGTTTAAGGCAGAAAATGGGCTCCGGAGTGGTCGTTTTGGCCGCTGGCGAGCCTGCCCGCGATGGCGGGGAGAGTAAGGTATCTCTTATTACTGCCGTTACGAAAGACTTGACGAACCGGCTCCACGCCGGGAAGATGGTCCAGGAGATCGCCAAGCTCTTGGGGGGCTCCGGCGGGGGTCGTCCAGACCTGGCCGAAGCTGGGGGCAGGGATGTTGCTGGTATCGAAACAGCCCTTGCGCAAGTCTATCCGCTCGTCGAGCGGCTGGTATAA
- a CDS encoding regulatory protein RecX, which yields MRSAPRKFSTEAGLYAAATRALMRRAHSVHEMKEYLALRAEEKDHADAVLQKLRELNYLDDARYARDFARAHAQNRHQGKFRIARELRARGVPDRHIEAALASVFAETDEAALVKSRIERQLRRLRAGPLDEKKSASLYRSLLRAGFSSDVIRTQLRLASREPLPDFEDPSASET from the coding sequence ATGCGCTCCGCTCCTCGCAAATTCTCCACCGAGGCCGGCCTTTACGCCGCCGCCACTCGCGCATTGATGCGCCGCGCTCATTCCGTGCACGAAATGAAGGAATATCTCGCTCTGCGCGCCGAGGAAAAAGACCACGCCGACGCCGTCCTGCAAAAACTCCGCGAATTGAATTATCTCGACGACGCCCGCTATGCCCGCGACTTCGCCCGCGCGCACGCCCAGAATCGTCATCAGGGCAAATTTCGCATCGCCCGAGAACTCCGCGCGCGCGGCGTGCCCGATCGCCACATCGAAGCCGCGCTCGCTTCCGTTTTCGCCGAAACCGACGAAGCCGCGCTCGTAAAATCCCGTATCGAGCGCCAGTTGCGGCGCCTCCGCGCCGGGCCGCTCGACGAAAAAAAGTCCGCCTCGCTCTACCGCAGCCTTCTTCGCGCCGGCTTTTCCTCCGACGTCATCCGCACTCAGCTTCGCCTCGCCTCCCGCGAACCCCTCCCCGATTTCGAAGATCCTTCGGCCTCAGAGACCTAA